The Lasioglossum baleicum unplaced genomic scaffold, iyLasBale1 scaffold0021, whole genome shotgun sequence genome contains a region encoding:
- the LOC143219138 gene encoding uncharacterized protein LOC143219138 isoform X3: MSFAKAKIQRFNDVENDVPPPGAYDPKFNSTTKGVTLDKSDRFNDAKSTSTTDCSLSVCNRSTTQPSITFRTPQPAQKAVPKRSTKVKSRSILPATDTKLKYTSENQLIDLQVECANKTKTIEEHAKHIQEMQEERQKLQSQLEDLQKNQAETMERHRKEIETMIQLQQEVLKMHTEKHQLEVELLRKQVLETCEAKTHEIRTVKDLESDLRSQISDLKKKINTLESELTNQKQISEDKLLKLEVKNSAQEIEISRLETMNGELDLQLKESKAAINSLTKVNKLLEAEMAKHKDTLAELLKLEEKSSAQATEISRLETMNGELDLQLKESKAAINSLTEVNKLLEAETAKHKDALAEKLLKLEEKSSAQATEISRLETMNGELDLQLKESKVAINSLTEVNKLLEAETAKNKDALAELLKLEGKSSAQEIEISRLETMNGELDLQLKESKVAINSLTEVNELLEAETAKYEDTLAEANARIEELSNTLLERDDNVEDKTELLEEEIARRKAAEEEVQKLLEYNARLKKDHDEISEQYAELIGHQNHKQRIKHVSQLKDKINQLEKDLRVKTTKIEQQQKIIEKIKSEERRVPNKLG; this comes from the exons ATGTCGTTTGCAAAAGCAAAGATCCAACGATTTAACGATGTGGAAA ATGATGTCCCTCCACCAGGAGCATATGATCCGAAATTTAATAGTACAACGAAAGGTGTTACTCTAGACAAATCGGATAGATTTAATGACGCCAAAAGCACAAGTACCACCGACTGCAGCTTATCAGTTTGCAACAGGAGTACTACTCAACCTAGCATAACTTTCAGAACA CCTCAACCTGCACAAAAGGCAGTACCAAAAAGAAGTACAAAGGTAAAGTCAAGGTCTATTCTGCCTGCCacagatacaaaattaaaatatacttcAGAGAACCAGCTTATAGATTTACAAGTAGAATGCGCGAACAAAACGAAAACTATAGAAGAGCATGCGAAACACATACAAGAGATGCAGGAAGAGAGGCAAAAGTTACAGTCTCAGTTAGAGGATTTACAAAAGAATCAAGCAGAAACCATGGAACGGCATCggaaagagatagaaactatG ATTCAATTGCAGCAGGAAGTGTTAAAGATGCATACAGAGAAACATCAGTTGGAGGTAGAGCTTCTCCGGAAACAAGTATTAGAAACTTGCGAAGCTAAAACACATGAAATCCGAACTGTAAAGGATTTAGAAAGTGACCTCAGAAGTCAAATATCagatttaaagaaaaaaataaacacATTAGAGTCTGAACTGACCAACCAAAAACAAATTAGCGAGGATAAG TTGCTGAAATTGGAGGTAAAAAATAGTGCTCAAGAAATCGAGATTTCTCGATTAGAAACGATGAATGGTGAACTTGACCTGCAGTTGAAGGAAAGCAAAGCAGCAATAAATTCATTGACAAAAGTCAATAAATTGTTGGAAGCTGAAATGGCAAAACACAAAGATACTTTAGCAGAG TTGCTTAAATTGGAGGAGAAAAGTAGTGCTCAAGCAACCGAGATTTCTCGATTGGAAACGATGAATGGTGAACTTGACCTGCAGTTGAAGGAAAGCAAAGCAGCAATAAATTCATTGACAGAAGTCAATAAATTGTTGGAAGCTGAAACGGCAAAACACAAAGATGCTTTAGCAGAG AAGTTGCTTAAATTGGAGGAGAAAAGTAGTGCTCAAGCAACCGAGATTTCTCGATTGGAAACGATGAATGGTGAACTTGATCTGCAGTTGAAGGAAAGCAAAGTAGCAATAAATTCATTAACAGAAGTCAATAAATTGTTGGAAGCTGAAACGGCAAAAAACAAAGATGCTTTAGCAGAG TTGCTTAAATTGGAGGGAAAAAGTAGTGCTCAAGAAATCGAGATTTCTCGATTAGAAACGATGAATGGTGAGCTTGATCTGCAGTTGAAGGAAAGCAAAGTAGCAATAAATTCATTGACAGAAGTCAATGAATTGTTGGAAGCTGAAACGGCAAAATACGAAGATACTTTAGCCGAG GCAAATGCCAGAATAGAAGAACTTTCCAATACCCTCTTGGAGAGGGATGATAATGTAGAGGACAAGACTGAATTACTCGAAGAAGAAATAGCCCGGCGGAAAGCAGCCGAAGA GGAGGTCCAAAAGCTACTTGAATATAATGCGCGTCTAAAAAAAGATCACGACGAGATTAGTGAACAGTATGCTGAGTTAATCGGCCATCAAAATCATAAGCAACGGATTAAACACGTGTCTCAGTTGAAGGATAAAATTAACCAGCTTGAAAAG GACTTACGAGTGAAAACAACGAAGATAGAACAGcaacaaaagatcatcgaaaagATTAAATCAGAAGAGAGACGTGTGCCAAATAAGTTAGGATAg
- the LOC143219138 gene encoding uncharacterized protein LOC143219138 isoform X1 produces MSFAKAKIQRFNDVENDVPPPGAYDPKFNSTTKGVTLDKSDRFNDAKSTSTTDCSLSVCNRSTTQPSITFRTPQPAQKAVPKRSTKVKSRSILPATDTKLKYTSENQLIDLQVECANKTKTIEEHAKHIQEMQEERQKLQSQLEDLQKNQAETMERHRKEIETMIQLQQEVLKMHTEKHQLEVELLRKQVLETCEAKTHEIRTVKDLESDLRSQISDLKKKINTLESELTNQKQISEDKLLKLEVKNSAQEIEISRLETMNGELDLQLKESKAAINSLTKVNKLLEAEMAKHKDTLAELLKLEEKSSAQATEISRLETMNGELDLQLKESKAAINSLTEVNKLLEAETAKHKDALAEKLLKLEEKSSAQATEISRLETMNGELDLQLKESKVAINSLTEVNKLLEAETAKNKDALAEKLLKLEGKSSAQEIEISRLETMNGELDLQLKESKVAINSLTEVNELLEAETAKYEDTLAEANARIEELSNTLLERDDNVEDKTELLEEEIARRKAAEEEVQKLLEYNARLKKDHDEISEQYAELIGHQNHKQRIKHVSQLKDKINQLEKDLRVKTTKIEQQQKIIEKIKSEERRVPNKLG; encoded by the exons ATGTCGTTTGCAAAAGCAAAGATCCAACGATTTAACGATGTGGAAA ATGATGTCCCTCCACCAGGAGCATATGATCCGAAATTTAATAGTACAACGAAAGGTGTTACTCTAGACAAATCGGATAGATTTAATGACGCCAAAAGCACAAGTACCACCGACTGCAGCTTATCAGTTTGCAACAGGAGTACTACTCAACCTAGCATAACTTTCAGAACA CCTCAACCTGCACAAAAGGCAGTACCAAAAAGAAGTACAAAGGTAAAGTCAAGGTCTATTCTGCCTGCCacagatacaaaattaaaatatacttcAGAGAACCAGCTTATAGATTTACAAGTAGAATGCGCGAACAAAACGAAAACTATAGAAGAGCATGCGAAACACATACAAGAGATGCAGGAAGAGAGGCAAAAGTTACAGTCTCAGTTAGAGGATTTACAAAAGAATCAAGCAGAAACCATGGAACGGCATCggaaagagatagaaactatG ATTCAATTGCAGCAGGAAGTGTTAAAGATGCATACAGAGAAACATCAGTTGGAGGTAGAGCTTCTCCGGAAACAAGTATTAGAAACTTGCGAAGCTAAAACACATGAAATCCGAACTGTAAAGGATTTAGAAAGTGACCTCAGAAGTCAAATATCagatttaaagaaaaaaataaacacATTAGAGTCTGAACTGACCAACCAAAAACAAATTAGCGAGGATAAG TTGCTGAAATTGGAGGTAAAAAATAGTGCTCAAGAAATCGAGATTTCTCGATTAGAAACGATGAATGGTGAACTTGACCTGCAGTTGAAGGAAAGCAAAGCAGCAATAAATTCATTGACAAAAGTCAATAAATTGTTGGAAGCTGAAATGGCAAAACACAAAGATACTTTAGCAGAG TTGCTTAAATTGGAGGAGAAAAGTAGTGCTCAAGCAACCGAGATTTCTCGATTGGAAACGATGAATGGTGAACTTGACCTGCAGTTGAAGGAAAGCAAAGCAGCAATAAATTCATTGACAGAAGTCAATAAATTGTTGGAAGCTGAAACGGCAAAACACAAAGATGCTTTAGCAGAG AAGTTGCTTAAATTGGAGGAGAAAAGTAGTGCTCAAGCAACCGAGATTTCTCGATTGGAAACGATGAATGGTGAACTTGATCTGCAGTTGAAGGAAAGCAAAGTAGCAATAAATTCATTAACAGAAGTCAATAAATTGTTGGAAGCTGAAACGGCAAAAAACAAAGATGCTTTAGCAGAG AAGTTGCTTAAATTGGAGGGAAAAAGTAGTGCTCAAGAAATCGAGATTTCTCGATTAGAAACGATGAATGGTGAGCTTGATCTGCAGTTGAAGGAAAGCAAAGTAGCAATAAATTCATTGACAGAAGTCAATGAATTGTTGGAAGCTGAAACGGCAAAATACGAAGATACTTTAGCCGAG GCAAATGCCAGAATAGAAGAACTTTCCAATACCCTCTTGGAGAGGGATGATAATGTAGAGGACAAGACTGAATTACTCGAAGAAGAAATAGCCCGGCGGAAAGCAGCCGAAGA GGAGGTCCAAAAGCTACTTGAATATAATGCGCGTCTAAAAAAAGATCACGACGAGATTAGTGAACAGTATGCTGAGTTAATCGGCCATCAAAATCATAAGCAACGGATTAAACACGTGTCTCAGTTGAAGGATAAAATTAACCAGCTTGAAAAG GACTTACGAGTGAAAACAACGAAGATAGAACAGcaacaaaagatcatcgaaaagATTAAATCAGAAGAGAGACGTGTGCCAAATAAGTTAGGATAg
- the LOC143219138 gene encoding uncharacterized protein LOC143219138 isoform X2, translating to MSFAKAKIQRFNDVENDVPPPGAYDPKFNSTTKGVTLDKSDRFNDAKSTSTTDCSLSVCNRSTTQPSITFRTPQPAQKAVPKRSTKVKSRSILPATDTKLKYTSENQLIDLQVECANKTKTIEEHAKHIQEMQEERQKLQSQLEDLQKNQAETMERHRKEIETMIQLQQEVLKMHTEKHQLEVELLRKQVLETCEAKTHEIRTVKDLESDLRSQISDLKKKINTLESELTNQKQISEDKLLKLEVKNSAQEIEISRLETMNGELDLQLKESKAAINSLTKVNKLLEAEMAKHKDTLAELLKLEEKSSAQATEISRLETMNGELDLQLKESKAAINSLTEVNKLLEAETAKHKDALAELLKLEEKSSAQATEISRLETMNGELDLQLKESKVAINSLTEVNKLLEAETAKNKDALAEKLLKLEGKSSAQEIEISRLETMNGELDLQLKESKVAINSLTEVNELLEAETAKYEDTLAEANARIEELSNTLLERDDNVEDKTELLEEEIARRKAAEEEVQKLLEYNARLKKDHDEISEQYAELIGHQNHKQRIKHVSQLKDKINQLEKDLRVKTTKIEQQQKIIEKIKSEERRVPNKLG from the exons ATGTCGTTTGCAAAAGCAAAGATCCAACGATTTAACGATGTGGAAA ATGATGTCCCTCCACCAGGAGCATATGATCCGAAATTTAATAGTACAACGAAAGGTGTTACTCTAGACAAATCGGATAGATTTAATGACGCCAAAAGCACAAGTACCACCGACTGCAGCTTATCAGTTTGCAACAGGAGTACTACTCAACCTAGCATAACTTTCAGAACA CCTCAACCTGCACAAAAGGCAGTACCAAAAAGAAGTACAAAGGTAAAGTCAAGGTCTATTCTGCCTGCCacagatacaaaattaaaatatacttcAGAGAACCAGCTTATAGATTTACAAGTAGAATGCGCGAACAAAACGAAAACTATAGAAGAGCATGCGAAACACATACAAGAGATGCAGGAAGAGAGGCAAAAGTTACAGTCTCAGTTAGAGGATTTACAAAAGAATCAAGCAGAAACCATGGAACGGCATCggaaagagatagaaactatG ATTCAATTGCAGCAGGAAGTGTTAAAGATGCATACAGAGAAACATCAGTTGGAGGTAGAGCTTCTCCGGAAACAAGTATTAGAAACTTGCGAAGCTAAAACACATGAAATCCGAACTGTAAAGGATTTAGAAAGTGACCTCAGAAGTCAAATATCagatttaaagaaaaaaataaacacATTAGAGTCTGAACTGACCAACCAAAAACAAATTAGCGAGGATAAG TTGCTGAAATTGGAGGTAAAAAATAGTGCTCAAGAAATCGAGATTTCTCGATTAGAAACGATGAATGGTGAACTTGACCTGCAGTTGAAGGAAAGCAAAGCAGCAATAAATTCATTGACAAAAGTCAATAAATTGTTGGAAGCTGAAATGGCAAAACACAAAGATACTTTAGCAGAG TTGCTTAAATTGGAGGAGAAAAGTAGTGCTCAAGCAACCGAGATTTCTCGATTGGAAACGATGAATGGTGAACTTGACCTGCAGTTGAAGGAAAGCAAAGCAGCAATAAATTCATTGACAGAAGTCAATAAATTGTTGGAAGCTGAAACGGCAAAACACAAAGATGCTTTAGCAGAG TTGCTTAAATTGGAGGAGAAAAGTAGTGCTCAAGCAACCGAGATTTCTCGATTGGAAACGATGAATGGTGAACTTGATCTGCAGTTGAAGGAAAGCAAAGTAGCAATAAATTCATTAACAGAAGTCAATAAATTGTTGGAAGCTGAAACGGCAAAAAACAAAGATGCTTTAGCAGAG AAGTTGCTTAAATTGGAGGGAAAAAGTAGTGCTCAAGAAATCGAGATTTCTCGATTAGAAACGATGAATGGTGAGCTTGATCTGCAGTTGAAGGAAAGCAAAGTAGCAATAAATTCATTGACAGAAGTCAATGAATTGTTGGAAGCTGAAACGGCAAAATACGAAGATACTTTAGCCGAG GCAAATGCCAGAATAGAAGAACTTTCCAATACCCTCTTGGAGAGGGATGATAATGTAGAGGACAAGACTGAATTACTCGAAGAAGAAATAGCCCGGCGGAAAGCAGCCGAAGA GGAGGTCCAAAAGCTACTTGAATATAATGCGCGTCTAAAAAAAGATCACGACGAGATTAGTGAACAGTATGCTGAGTTAATCGGCCATCAAAATCATAAGCAACGGATTAAACACGTGTCTCAGTTGAAGGATAAAATTAACCAGCTTGAAAAG GACTTACGAGTGAAAACAACGAAGATAGAACAGcaacaaaagatcatcgaaaagATTAAATCAGAAGAGAGACGTGTGCCAAATAAGTTAGGATAg